Proteins encoded in a region of the Polynucleobacter antarcticus genome:
- a CDS encoding Coenzyme F420 hydrogenase/dehydrogenase, beta subunit C-terminal domain, whose product MQSIEIVPFRELCTDCGVSRTSQPKRCATACQFIQPNYPQFERSTHGRERHLQESDEVFFGTYLQMFRAKLKKPLVGAQWTGIITRLCEVLLEQGVVEAIITMSSDPQDRWKPHPVIITKADDMASCRGMKMGYAPIIQYLEQAKELGYKKVAMVGIPCQVYAARALEQELGFEKLLIIGSPCSDNTTTENFHQFLGLLSDKPEDITYLEFRADYHVELRFVDGRVQKIPFLKLPLSNLPADFFPTTCKTCVDYVNSLSDITVGYMAGTGEQWLIVRNARGQDMTDLLAAELALEPLSSAGNRLGPVKGFMKNVELAAGGLPLQRMPQFMRSIFAWVMPRFGPRGIEFAKARVEMKAIESIIHLRNTMPHKVKNMVPDNVWRLVEKYGLKQQSDEMKSSKEIT is encoded by the coding sequence ATGCAGTCGATTGAGATTGTGCCCTTTCGGGAGCTGTGTACGGATTGTGGCGTTTCTCGCACTTCACAGCCTAAGCGCTGTGCAACGGCTTGCCAGTTCATTCAGCCCAATTACCCTCAGTTTGAACGCTCAACGCATGGAAGAGAGCGCCATCTACAGGAGTCAGATGAAGTATTTTTTGGCACCTACCTTCAGATGTTTAGGGCTAAGCTCAAGAAGCCATTAGTAGGCGCTCAGTGGACCGGCATCATTACGAGGTTGTGTGAAGTATTGCTAGAGCAGGGCGTGGTGGAGGCCATCATTACGATGAGCTCAGATCCGCAAGACCGTTGGAAGCCGCATCCTGTGATCATCACTAAAGCAGACGATATGGCAAGCTGTAGAGGAATGAAGATGGGTTATGCCCCCATCATTCAATATCTTGAGCAGGCTAAAGAACTGGGTTATAAAAAAGTCGCCATGGTGGGTATTCCTTGTCAGGTATATGCGGCAAGGGCGCTTGAGCAGGAGTTAGGCTTTGAGAAGTTACTCATTATTGGATCACCTTGCTCAGACAACACCACGACAGAAAATTTTCATCAGTTTTTAGGGCTTCTATCCGATAAGCCAGAGGATATTACCTATTTAGAATTTAGAGCGGACTACCATGTCGAGTTACGGTTTGTAGATGGTCGGGTTCAGAAGATTCCTTTTTTAAAACTTCCGCTATCTAATTTACCCGCAGATTTTTTCCCTACTACTTGTAAGACATGCGTTGATTACGTCAATTCACTATCGGACATTACTGTTGGCTATATGGCGGGCACAGGCGAGCAGTGGTTAATTGTTCGTAATGCAAGAGGTCAAGATATGACTGACTTGTTAGCTGCAGAATTGGCGCTGGAGCCCTTGAGTTCTGCTGGTAATCGATTGGGCCCTGTTAAGGGTTTCATGAAAAATGTCGAGTTAGCTGCTGGCGGATTACCGCTTCAAAGGATGCCTCAATTTATGAGAAGTATTTTTGCTTGGGTAATGCCAAGATTTGGACCGCGAGGTATTGAGTTTGCAAAAGCAAGGGTAGAGATGAAAGCCATTGAGTCCATTATCCATTTACGAAATACGATGCCGCACAAAGTGAAGAATATGGTTCCAGATAATGTTTGGCGATTGGTCGAAAAATATGGACTCAAGCAGCAGAGTGATGAAATGAAAAGCTCAAAAGAGATCACTTAA
- a CDS encoding BLUF domain-containing protein, which produces MLVRLFYVSTAAGPQTATVSESIIVSSRGNNQNQNISGILCQGRGIYLQVLEGTRDKVNDLYNQILRDPRHSRVELLSYEYITKRQFPDWSMALVDLNSQEVSVALQNSDFDPYATDGDTMTKILADLLASKISVK; this is translated from the coding sequence ATGCTAGTGCGACTATTTTACGTGAGCACCGCTGCTGGACCACAGACAGCCACTGTCTCAGAATCTATTATTGTGTCTTCAAGAGGCAATAATCAAAATCAAAATATCAGCGGTATTTTGTGTCAGGGTAGAGGAATCTATCTTCAAGTTTTAGAGGGCACCCGAGATAAGGTCAATGATTTATACAATCAAATATTGAGAGACCCTAGACATAGTCGTGTTGAGTTATTGAGTTATGAGTACATTACTAAAAGACAGTTTCCGGATTGGTCAATGGCACTGGTGGATTTAAATTCTCAGGAGGTATCCGTCGCATTGCAGAATTCAGATTTTGACCCATATGCTACTGATGGCGATACGATGACAAAAATATTAGCGGATTTATTGGCCTCAAAAATCAGCGTCAAATAA
- a CDS encoding glucan ABC transporter ATP-binding protein/ permease: MKFFQLYLRALDKLGSDRRLGWTLAFANVALAMALFAEPVLFGQVIDRLSSATGNQKDVVWDQVWPLLLLWIGFGLFTIICSALVALFSDRLAHLRRHAVFREYFEHVLHLPLAQQSQIHSGRLMKIMLQGTDTLWWLWLSFFREHLAAIVSLIVLIPLSLYINWRLATVLIVLCVLFGILTYFILYKTQKLQHQIEEHHSDLAELASDTLSNIALVQSFSRIQTEVKALHHISQRVLGAQLPVLSWWAVVTVLTRSATTLSILCIITLGVWLYTQSLVTVGEIVTFIAFAGIVIGRLEQVITFANKLAMDTPRLKAFFSVLDTDPEIQDLPNAVELERCEGLVEFDQVSFSYNDQHQAIDHLSFTIKPGQMLALVGVSGAGKSTALSLLYRAFDPQSGQIKVDGLDIRTLQLTSLRRNIGVVFQEPLLFNRSIAENLRVGSPEATEKDLREACSRAQSLDFIERQAEGFDTVIGERGRNLSGGERQRLAIARVLLKNPPILILDEATSALDSTTENKLLVAMKELIRSRTTLIIAHRLSTIRQADQILVMDAGKVIEFGTYDSLYQKGGHFTEIVDQQFGPSSKHIPS, from the coding sequence ATGAAATTTTTTCAACTATATTTGCGTGCACTAGATAAGCTAGGGTCGGATCGTCGGCTTGGCTGGACCTTAGCATTCGCAAACGTTGCGCTTGCAATGGCATTATTTGCAGAGCCAGTATTGTTTGGACAAGTGATTGATAGGCTATCAAGCGCAACAGGCAATCAAAAAGATGTAGTCTGGGATCAAGTGTGGCCCTTACTTCTACTATGGATAGGCTTTGGCTTATTCACGATTATTTGCTCAGCCCTCGTAGCCTTATTTTCAGATAGACTAGCGCACCTTCGTCGTCATGCAGTATTTCGTGAATACTTTGAGCATGTTCTTCATCTACCCCTCGCTCAACAATCACAAATACACTCTGGGCGCCTGATGAAAATCATGCTTCAGGGGACGGATACACTTTGGTGGCTTTGGCTCAGTTTTTTTCGAGAGCATTTAGCTGCCATCGTTTCTCTTATAGTGCTCATTCCATTATCGCTATACATTAATTGGCGCTTAGCAACAGTATTAATTGTGCTCTGCGTCTTGTTTGGCATCCTGACATACTTCATTTTGTACAAAACACAAAAATTGCAACACCAAATTGAAGAACATCACTCGGATTTAGCAGAGTTAGCATCTGATACCTTAAGCAATATCGCCTTAGTTCAAAGTTTTTCTCGTATACAAACAGAAGTGAAGGCATTGCATCACATTAGTCAGCGGGTTCTAGGTGCTCAGCTTCCAGTTCTCTCATGGTGGGCGGTAGTGACCGTACTGACCCGCTCAGCTACAACTCTGAGTATTTTGTGCATTATTACTCTAGGAGTTTGGCTATATACCCAATCACTCGTTACAGTTGGCGAAATCGTCACATTTATTGCATTTGCAGGCATTGTTATTGGACGCTTAGAGCAAGTCATTACGTTTGCGAACAAGCTGGCGATGGATACGCCTCGTTTAAAAGCCTTTTTTTCAGTTCTCGATACCGACCCCGAAATTCAAGATTTGCCAAATGCAGTTGAATTAGAAAGATGTGAAGGACTTGTCGAGTTCGATCAGGTCAGCTTTTCTTATAACGATCAGCATCAGGCTATTGACCATCTGAGCTTTACCATCAAGCCAGGACAAATGCTTGCTCTTGTAGGGGTATCAGGCGCTGGAAAATCTACCGCACTGAGTCTTTTATATCGGGCTTTTGATCCACAGTCAGGTCAGATTAAGGTTGATGGGCTCGATATTCGAACGCTGCAATTGACCTCTCTTAGGCGCAATATTGGAGTGGTGTTTCAGGAGCCACTATTATTTAATCGATCGATTGCAGAAAATCTTCGAGTCGGATCGCCAGAAGCCACTGAAAAAGATCTGCGCGAAGCTTGTTCACGAGCACAATCACTCGATTTTATTGAGCGTCAAGCAGAAGGATTTGATACGGTTATTGGAGAGCGAGGACGCAATCTATCGGGCGGTGAACGCCAACGTCTAGCAATAGCACGCGTGCTCTTAAAAAATCCCCCAATTTTAATACTGGACGAAGCCACGAGTGCATTAGATAGTACAACAGAGAATAAATTACTTGTGGCAATGAAAGAACTTATACGCTCCCGAACTACGCTGATTATTGCGCATCGTCTAAGCACAATTCGTCAGGCAGATCAGATCCTAGTCATGGATGCTGGTAAGGTGATTGAGTTTGGCACTTATGATTCTCTCTATCAAAAAGGGGGCCATTTTACTGAAATCGTAGACCAGCAATTTGGACCATCCTCGAAACATATTCCCTCTTAA
- the dxs gene encoding 1-deoxy-D-xylulose-5-phosphate synthase produces the protein MTNLLETISNPEDLRSYEASKLPQIAQELRQFILGSVSSTGGHLSSNLGTVELALALHYVFDTPHDRIVWDVGHQSYAHKVLTGRREAMSGLRQYGGISGFPKRSESEYDAFGTAHSSTSISAALGMAVAARTKNEKRNVIAVIGDGAMSAGMAFEAMNNACDNKKVPLIVILNDNEMSISPAVGALNRYLVKLISGSMYAATKRGIDKVLSVAPPIREFAKRLEGHAKGMVGPATIFEEFGFDYFGPIDGHNLESLISTLENVKVLAQTEGPQFLHVITKKGKGYALAEDDPIVYHGPGKFDPAKGIQPSTPGKKTYTQVFGEWLCDMAAADERLIAITPAMREGSGLVEFEQRFPDRYYDVGIAEQHAVTFAAGIACEGLKPVVAIYSTFLQRGYDQLIHDVTLQNLSMVFAIDRAGIVGADGATHAGVFDVAFLRCLPNLVLMTPANEQECRNMLTTAFMHNGPAAVRYPRGAGIGLETTGQPLQALPLGKGHVVRTRQEGLAQPKKKIAFICFGPLLYSALSVGEEINATVVDMRFVKPLDEELLVQIAATHDALVFVEDSSVKGGAGSACLEVLAEKNIQIESLQIGLPDEYVEHGEVSFLLNYYGLSAEKIKQRVLSRFD, from the coding sequence ATGACGAACCTACTCGAGACGATATCTAACCCAGAAGATTTGCGGTCTTATGAGGCATCTAAACTGCCACAAATTGCACAAGAGTTACGCCAGTTTATTTTAGGCTCTGTATCGAGTACAGGTGGACACCTTTCTTCTAACTTAGGTACGGTGGAATTAGCCTTGGCATTGCATTATGTATTTGATACACCGCATGATCGAATTGTTTGGGATGTAGGCCATCAAAGTTATGCCCATAAAGTCTTGACCGGTAGAAGAGAGGCGATGTCGGGTCTGCGGCAGTATGGCGGTATTTCTGGATTTCCGAAACGTAGCGAAAGTGAATATGATGCCTTTGGAACAGCGCATTCTTCAACCAGTATTTCTGCTGCTTTGGGGATGGCCGTAGCTGCAAGAACCAAGAATGAGAAACGCAATGTCATTGCCGTGATTGGGGATGGTGCAATGAGCGCAGGTATGGCCTTTGAGGCCATGAATAACGCTTGCGACAATAAAAAAGTACCACTCATTGTAATTTTGAATGATAACGAGATGTCGATTTCCCCTGCGGTGGGTGCGTTGAATCGCTATCTTGTGAAGCTGATTTCTGGATCAATGTATGCGGCTACTAAACGCGGTATCGATAAGGTATTGTCAGTAGCGCCACCCATCCGGGAGTTTGCAAAAAGATTAGAAGGTCATGCGAAGGGAATGGTTGGCCCTGCTACTATTTTTGAAGAGTTTGGTTTTGATTATTTCGGTCCAATCGATGGCCATAATTTAGAAAGTTTAATTTCTACTTTAGAGAATGTAAAAGTCCTGGCGCAAACTGAAGGCCCTCAGTTTTTGCATGTTATTACCAAAAAAGGTAAAGGGTATGCACTAGCCGAAGATGATCCGATTGTTTATCACGGTCCAGGTAAATTTGATCCTGCAAAAGGCATACAGCCTTCGACTCCCGGTAAGAAAACGTATACCCAAGTATTTGGGGAATGGTTGTGTGATATGGCAGCAGCAGATGAGCGCCTGATCGCTATTACTCCCGCTATGCGAGAGGGCTCAGGGCTCGTTGAGTTTGAGCAACGTTTCCCTGATCGTTACTACGATGTAGGTATAGCAGAGCAGCACGCAGTGACATTTGCGGCTGGTATTGCTTGTGAGGGCCTTAAACCTGTCGTTGCTATTTATTCGACTTTTTTACAGCGGGGCTACGATCAACTCATTCATGATGTCACCTTACAAAATTTATCTATGGTGTTTGCAATTGATCGTGCAGGTATTGTTGGTGCGGATGGTGCGACGCATGCCGGTGTGTTTGATGTTGCATTTTTAAGATGCCTACCCAATTTGGTATTGATGACGCCTGCAAATGAGCAAGAGTGCCGAAATATGTTAACAACTGCCTTTATGCATAATGGCCCTGCAGCGGTTCGCTATCCCCGCGGCGCTGGAATTGGCCTTGAAACTACAGGCCAGCCTTTACAAGCCCTTCCACTCGGCAAAGGTCATGTAGTGCGTACTAGACAAGAAGGTTTAGCACAGCCAAAGAAAAAAATAGCCTTTATTTGTTTTGGACCCTTACTGTATAGCGCCCTCTCTGTTGGAGAAGAGATAAATGCGACAGTAGTCGATATGCGCTTCGTGAAGCCCTTAGATGAAGAGCTGTTAGTGCAGATTGCTGCTACCCACGATGCCTTGGTGTTCGTTGAGGATAGCTCTGTCAAGGGCGGCGCAGGTAGCGCATGCCTTGAGGTATTGGCCGAGAAGAATATCCAAATTGAATCTCTGCAAATAGGCTTGCCAGATGAATACGTCGAGCATGGAGAGGTCAGTTTCTTACTAAACTATTACGGACTTTCTGCAGAGAAAATAAAGCAACGCGTATTGTCCCGTTTTGACTGA
- a CDS encoding class I SAM-dependent methyltransferase — MTSFSSDWLALREAADHRARDSLLQAQVIRYLDTIAATQTEPLRLIDLGSGTGSNLRALAPYLPIAQHWTLVDHDPALLHAARIALIGWADEQMHTSESHNQKTFIALINPLAISKGHKQITVEFLCTDLAKNIESVLALPADIITAAAFFDLVAEDWLFRFCNALSKPLYTVLSYNGIENWSPPLDSDPAILKAFHAHQQTDKGFGVAAGPNAINIMQKLLSQRHFQTICASSPWVLNAQDRLLIESLAKGSAAAVLETDLVNSTVVNQWMDSRLQADNCIIGHTDFFAFKEHEHHVPSSSL; from the coding sequence ATGACTTCATTTTCATCAGATTGGCTAGCACTAAGGGAGGCGGCAGACCACCGAGCACGTGATTCATTGTTGCAAGCACAGGTTATTAGATATCTAGATACGATTGCAGCAACCCAAACAGAACCCCTACGTCTTATTGATCTGGGCTCTGGAACAGGATCTAACTTACGTGCACTTGCTCCATATTTACCTATTGCTCAACATTGGACTCTGGTGGATCACGATCCAGCTTTGCTTCATGCGGCACGTATAGCATTAATCGGCTGGGCTGATGAGCAAATGCATACTAGTGAAAGCCATAATCAAAAAACATTCATAGCGCTAATAAACCCATTAGCCATTTCTAAAGGGCATAAGCAGATTACGGTTGAATTTCTGTGTACAGATTTGGCTAAAAATATTGAATCGGTATTAGCCCTGCCTGCTGACATCATTACGGCTGCTGCTTTCTTTGATCTCGTTGCAGAGGATTGGTTATTTCGTTTTTGTAACGCACTATCAAAACCTCTCTACACTGTTCTCAGCTATAACGGGATTGAAAATTGGAGCCCGCCTCTCGATAGCGATCCAGCGATCTTAAAAGCATTTCATGCCCATCAGCAGACCGATAAAGGTTTTGGGGTAGCAGCAGGTCCAAATGCGATTAATATTATGCAGAAATTGTTAAGTCAAAGACATTTCCAGACCATCTGTGCATCAAGCCCTTGGGTACTAAATGCGCAAGACAGATTACTGATTGAAAGTCTGGCAAAAGGGAGTGCAGCAGCAGTTCTAGAAACAGACTTAGTGAATAGTACTGTCGTGAATCAGTGGATGGACAGTCGCTTACAAGCTGACAACTGCATCATTGGGCATACTGATTTTTTTGCATTTAAAGAACATGAACATCATGTCCCTAGCTCAAGTTTGTAA
- a CDS encoding cobalamin B12-binding domain-containing protein, with translation MNLSRLVGITKSKKRSDQSESSSSQQQLAQQSNNMWDDCLVENAPSEATFNQEQASHLIQKAATETEYLDSLVKTIEGNILPLIMERHLESLAQPSISSKEKLNQQVITELTTLVLQEDAHTSVQYVKALHASGVSLEDIYLLLLAPVARKLGEMWDEDQSSFTDVTIALWRIKQLMYDLSPIFQQYAENNTAGPSIMLVPLPGSQHNLGLFMVSEFFAKAGWRIWGELAATEKDIISMASKEWFDVVGLSASLKEQLPQLKDLIKQIKLHSRNPHVGVIIGSPVFSQSPELVEGLGADMVGVDAEDALEKATFYVERLR, from the coding sequence ATGAATTTATCTCGGTTAGTGGGTATTACAAAATCCAAGAAGAGATCTGATCAATCTGAGTCTAGTTCAAGCCAACAACAGTTAGCTCAACAGAGCAACAATATGTGGGATGACTGTTTAGTCGAAAATGCGCCATCTGAGGCGACATTCAATCAAGAGCAAGCTTCGCATCTCATTCAAAAGGCTGCTACCGAGACTGAGTACCTTGATTCACTCGTCAAGACGATTGAGGGAAATATTCTTCCTTTAATCATGGAGCGGCATCTTGAATCTTTGGCGCAACCTTCGATTAGCTCAAAAGAAAAATTAAATCAGCAGGTCATTACAGAGCTCACTACATTAGTACTTCAAGAGGATGCTCACACTTCGGTTCAATATGTAAAAGCACTTCATGCTTCCGGAGTGAGCTTAGAAGATATTTACTTACTTTTATTGGCCCCTGTTGCACGCAAGCTAGGGGAAATGTGGGACGAAGATCAGTCTAGCTTTACAGATGTCACGATTGCACTATGGCGTATCAAGCAGCTGATGTATGACCTCAGTCCTATATTTCAGCAATATGCGGAAAACAATACAGCTGGCCCCAGTATCATGCTTGTGCCCTTACCAGGCTCTCAGCACAACTTGGGCCTCTTTATGGTTTCAGAGTTCTTTGCAAAAGCTGGGTGGCGTATTTGGGGCGAATTAGCTGCGACTGAGAAAGATATTATTTCCATGGCATCCAAAGAGTGGTTTGATGTTGTAGGACTATCTGCCAGCCTTAAAGAGCAGCTCCCGCAGTTAAAGGATTTGATCAAGCAAATTAAACTGCATTCCAGAAATCCTCACGTTGGCGTCATCATTGGCAGTCCTGTGTTCAGTCAATCTCCTGAACTAGTAGAGGGTTTAGGCGCTGATATGGTCGGAGTGGATGCTGAGGACGCACTTGAAAAAGCGACCTTTTATGTTGAGCGTTTGCGCTAG